Proteins found in one Arachis stenosperma cultivar V10309 chromosome 8, arast.V10309.gnm1.PFL2, whole genome shotgun sequence genomic segment:
- the LOC130946314 gene encoding protein ZW2-like, with amino-acid sequence MPTNSQQQFHAFYEGWIQRKQTLLDELLTLSDAPDSQHKHIALIESVLSHYQQYFEHKTRLQNDDVLLLFSPTWLSTYERALLWMGDYKPSLILRLADTALQDLTPDQIRAIERVRAETRTGERELSAAMAAFQESVASPRVLQRARRVGRLLDGEIDELDESMGGMRNAVGELFQRADELRVATVRKVVAVLSPPQTVRFLAAALGFQLRVRRWGMERDQSR; translated from the coding sequence ATGCCAACAAACTCGCAGCAACAGTTTCACGCTTTCTACGAAGGATGGATCCAACGGAAACAGACTCTCCTCGACGAGCTTCTCACACTTTCCGACGCTCCCGACTCCCAACACAAACACATCGCTCTCATTGAATCCGTTCTCTCCCACTACCAACAATACTTCGAGCACAAAACACGCCTCCAAAACGACGACGTTTTGCTTCTCTTCTCTCCCACCTGGCTCTCCACCTACGAGCGAGCACTTCTGTGGATGGGAGACTACAAGCCTTCCTTAATCCTCCGCCTCGCCGACACCGCTCTTCAAGATCTCACGCCGGACCAGATCCGTGCGATTGAGAGGGTCAGGGCGGAGACTAGGACCGGGGAGAGGGAGCTTTCTGCTGCAATGGCGGCGTTTCAGGAGAGCGTGGCTAGTCCGCGCGTGTTGCAACGCGCTAGGAGAGTCGGGAGGTTGTTGGATGGGGAGATTGATGAGCTTGATGAGTCTATGGGGGGGATGAGGAACGCCGTGGGAGAGCTTTTTCAGAGAGCGGATGAGTTGAGGGTGGCTACGGTTAGGAAGGTCGTGGCGGTTCTTTCTCCGCCGCAGACGGTTAGGTTTCTTGCCGCAGCCTTGGGGTTTCAGCTACGTGTCAGGCGGTGGGGGATGGAAAGGGACCAGTCCCGTTGA